AAACACCTATAGAACGCAAACTTGATTTAAATCTGTGTATCAAAAATAAAGCTGCCTTCTTATCTTCATTGCTTATTGCTCTTTTAATTTCTTTTTTGAAAATTTCAAAACTCTCATTAAATATACTTAGCATTTCAGCTTTAAAAACAAGTGGATTTCTTGTAAAAGTAGAGAAAAAATCATCTATTTCCGTTAAAGTTTCGTCTATACACGTTTTCATTTTTAAAAATATTCTACTTCAATAAAATATGCATATGTTTTATTTATAAACAATGAATTCTTTCGTCCTTAAAAATTGAGTTCCTTATTAGTTTAAATACCTCATATAAACCATCTGACACTCACAAATATATACTCTTAGACAATGAAAACTTAAAGTTAATTTAATTTTTAGTCCAAAATGTAAAATTTTTAGGTATTTTAACCGTGTATTATTACATAAGAAAGTTAATTTACAACAAGTTTATCCATATTTAAGTTGACTTTGATTTTAGAAAAAATATTTAATTTTAACTCAAACAATAAGAGAAATGAAAAAAATAACATTATTAATCATAGTTGCCACTATACAATTTGTCTCATGTACCGGAAGTGTAGAATCATCTGTAAACAAAACCAACACCGAATCTGATGATCAACCGAAACTTAAAGAAGTAGATGTAGCTGATGCTGAAACAATCTCAGATTATGTAGAAGAAATAAAAGAAAACTTAGGTGAAGTTCAATTGTCAGTAGTAAGCAGTACTACTTATTTTTCACCCGGTGAAAATGAATCTGATTTTTTAAGCATTCAATTGGTAAACAATACAGGAAAAAGCATTACTTTGCCCAAAAACTTACTCAAAAACTTAACACTAACCGGACAAGGTTCATCTCAAAGATTTCCATTAACTCTCAATATTATTAAATATCCGGAAAGCAGTATAAAAGAAGAAGTCACCTTACAATCCGGAGAAAAAATAGAACTCATTCGCTTTAGCTATCGGGATTTATTTTATGAGCACAAGCATCTGACAGGCCGAGATCGTCAAGCTCGTTGGATTTGGGACTGGGAAGCGGCAATGATGGCTCCCCCCTCACCTATGCAAACCGGTGACTCTTTTGAAAACGAAGTGGTATTCAGTGCAGAGTTAATGCTAGAAAACAAGGAAATAAAAAGTGAAAAAATAACTTTAGATATCAGGCCTTAAATTATCTCTTCACTATAACTTGAAGGAGTAAGTTTAGCGCTGATTATAGGCTTACCACAATCAGGCACCATTATGGCAAAACGTTGATAATCACAGGTAAAATCAACTAAAAATCGAGTGTAGTCAACTGCATCAGCCAATGACAATAATTCATACTGCCCCTGTATTGGCGGTAAATTGGATTTTTGGTTTACTAAATGAGAGATAAATTCGGTTCTGCCTATCCAGCATCCTCCAAAACGTGCGCTTCCTTTAGTATTTCTCCACCTAACTATATGACCGCTGTCATTTAGATTATTATCTATCATAATTTTTCCCGAAAAAACCATGTGAGACTCAATTCTGGGTTTTGAAACATCTTTATTTTCATAACCTGCTATTATAAAATCAACGGATAAACGCTGAGTGGCATTCTTTAGCTCCTCTGTTCCAAGCTGAACCTGCATTTGTTTTTGCACACCATGTACAAAATACTTTACAATTGCGTCATAATTATTTTCACCTTCATAGCTTGCTTCAAGTGATTTAAAAAGAGAATAAATCGTTTTATGATTTAAAATTGCGGTTCCGGCTACACATACTCCAAATATGGAATCCTGAATTTTTATATCAAAAAGCTTTCGGGCCATTTTAGACCAGGATATTGGTTGTTGAATCGGCTTTTCTAATGACACTATCCTGCCGGTGCCGGCTTCTTTAACCTGAGTGATTGTCTGATTCCAGGTAGTTTGACTATCTGCCGCTAAGGCTATGCCGTCCGGAACGGCTATTGCTATACAAATTGACATTTATTACTAGTTTTAATTTATTGAAGAACGAACTTAATATTTTTTCTAAACAACTTCCAATTAATTGTGTTTTTCAAGTCTTTACAAACTCAGATTTGTAAATTTGTGGCAATGAATCAATAAATAACATTAAAATTGGAAAATAAATTTAAAGTATTTGAAGAAATAGTAAATGACCGGCGCTCTGTGAGAGTTTACGATTTAGAAACTCCTTTTGATCATGATATTATTCAAAGTTGCCTGGAAAATTCAGTCTTATCTCCTAATTCCAGCAACTTACAATTATGGGAATTTTACCGAATTATTTCTCCGGAGGCAAAAAAGAAAATGACTACTTTTTGTTTAAATCAACCGGCCGCAGCAACATCCAGAGAAATGGTTGTTTTTGTCAGCAGGCCTGATAAGTGGAAAGACAGACAAAAGGAAATTGTATCTCAACTGGAAAAGCAATTTCCAACTTTAACGAAAGCTGAAAGAGCAAAAAACGGAGCTTTTAAATATTATGAGCAAATCATCCCAATGCTATACAGCAGAAGATTAGGCTCTCTAAGTGATTTTGTAAAAAAAATCATCGTAAATTTCAGAGGCATGAAAAAACCGACTCCTCGTGAGGTCACCCATACAGATATAAGAATTTCAGCGCACAGAAGCATTTCTTTGGCTGCCCAAACATTTATGCTCGCCGTAAAAGCGGCAGGCTATGACAGTTGTCCAATGGAAGGGCACGATTCAAGCAGAATTAAAAAGTTTTTGAATTTACCTAAAGAAGCTGAAATCAATATGGTGATAAGTGTTGGATTGGGAAAACCTCAGGGCATTTACGGCCCCCGCTTCAGAGTTGATAATAAAAAAGTAATCTTTGTAAAATAATTAATTTAAGGAAGCTGTAGAACTCAACTCCTTATACAAGCTTTTCTCAAGCTTAATAGCTCTTGGAAATAAAATCTCATTCTCAATTTTTGAGTGTGTGCTCAAATCCTTTTCAAAAGACTTCATTTCAGAAAAAAGTACATGTAATTCAATGGACACTTTTTTTCCGGATTGTAAAGAGGATATATACTGATCATTTATTTCCCGAATAAATCGCATATCTTCATCAGGGCTGGCATGTTCTATTGCTTCTTCCTGAATAGAAACTTTAGATAGCAATTTGTGTAAAGCCAGCATATCATATTTCCCCGCAGCAGCATCACACATATTAATTACATGATCAAATATAACTTCTTCTTCTTCGCGTACATGATGAATAAAGTCCATTGCAAACATATCAAACAAATAACGCAATTCAGAATGGTCATCATTAGAAATTTCAGCTATATTATTTTGAATAATCAGGCTGTTGATGTAAGGAATTCGAACTTTTACAAATTGATAATGAGACTGCTTTAAGACTTCAAGTAATTGGGATATAGGTTTATTTCTAAGTTCCGTAAAACTGAATTTTCCGACATTAATATTTGCCTCATACTGCTTCTCCAATAAAGAAAAATTAATCTTTTTCTCGCTGCATAATTGCTCTATTTTATCAGACAAGTGCTCACTGTAGGAGACTCCAAAATAGTGTAAAACACCTGCAAAAGTAAAATCTTCCAGAATTATCTGTTCTACCGTTTTGTTAAGGATATTTTTCATTAAGCATCGATATTATACAATGATATATAAACTTTTTATAAAAGTCAAGTATGAATCGTTTCAA
The sequence above is drawn from the Chitinophagaceae bacterium genome and encodes:
- a CDS encoding Hpt domain-containing protein, translated to MKTCIDETLTEIDDFFSTFTRNPLVFKAEMLSIFNESFEIFKKEIKRAISNEDKKAALFLIHRFKSSLRSIGVSALVDINNELEAELSENNFSERFSKKLSKQMECIEICLKKLS
- a CDS encoding nitroreductase family protein, producing the protein MENKFKVFEEIVNDRRSVRVYDLETPFDHDIIQSCLENSVLSPNSSNLQLWEFYRIISPEAKKKMTTFCLNQPAAATSREMVVFVSRPDKWKDRQKEIVSQLEKQFPTLTKAERAKNGAFKYYEQIIPMLYSRRLGSLSDFVKKIIVNFRGMKKPTPREVTHTDIRISAHRSISLAAQTFMLAVKAAGYDSCPMEGHDSSRIKKFLNLPKEAEINMVISVGLGKPQGIYGPRFRVDNKKVIFVK